In Lagenorhynchus albirostris chromosome 1, mLagAlb1.1, whole genome shotgun sequence, the sequence ccttcatactgttctccatagcggctgtatcaatttacattcccaccaacagtgcaagaagattcccttttctccactccctctccagcatttattgtttgtagattttttgatgatggccattctgactggtgtgaggtgacacctcattgtagacacctcattgatttgcatttctctaatgattagtgatgttgagcattctttcatgtgtttgttggcaatctgtatatcttctttggagaaatgtctatttaggtcttctgcccatttttggattgggttttttcttgtatattttggagattaatcctttgtcaggtgcttcatttgcaaatattttctcccattctgagggttgtcttttcatcatgtttatgatttcctttgctgtgcaaaagctttttaagtgaCAGGACACTTCGGTCTTATCCACGTGGAGACCCATACAGGCAGTAAAATTCTTTGCTAAAATCAAGATACACCTCACCTAATGATGttctgaaaaaaattctttactGAGTAGCGAGACTACAAtcgtttttttctttgtctttacctGATCATAGTGAATATAAAACGCTATAGTAATGATTATACAAAATATCTTCTTAGGTAAATGGTAATAGATAAGACAGTAAATTAATTTATCTGCTTTCAGCGCTTTTGAgaagtcaaagggaaaaaaaaaaattgttttgtccCAGAAGAACCTTCAACTTATACAGACAACCAAGAGATACCTGAAATCCCTGAGTGAGAGACCTGTATCTTCAGGAAGCTTCAGGAAGCTTTGTGTGTGAGCACGCCTGCCGGTTTTCCCCAGAACAGATGTAATTGTGGGGTTTTACTTACTCTCACCAAtcaacccccccccgccccgtggcATACTTTTTCACCTTGGGAAGGGGATGGGAATGAGAAAGGGGGTGTTAATTGGGTCCCCAGAGTTTGCATATCTTTCCTCTAGCCTTCCTTGCTATTGTGGATAGTAGGTTTGGGCACACCCAGTTCTAGACCAGGAGACTGATTCTCCTGAGAAGCGGGAGACAAGTTACAGAGCCAGTCAGACGCAGAGCCTGTACCTTGTAAAACCCCATGGGCTTCGTGCTGCTGCAGCCAGAGAGGATGGACTGCGTGGACCTGGGCCAATTCCGGGTAATCCTCAAGCCTGCGGGTCCCAGAAGATGCAGAAAACGTCTGTCGGGGATGCTGGCAGAGGGCCCTTCCGGGGAGGTGCGCGCTGGGGATGGGCGTCCCGCTTCACCTTCGCCGAGACGCCCCAGCAGAACAGcgcggggcgggggaaggggcgTGTCCCCTTTGCCAGTCCAGCCAGCGCGCAGGCGCAGCGGGCagaaggggcggggggaggccgCGGCGCTCTCTGGCCTCGGTCCCGGGACCACCCCCGAGCGCGCGGCTGCGCGCTGAACCTCCCGCCCTCCCGGAAGCGCAGCGCACCGCAAGCGCCACGTCTGTCCCTGCACCTTATCCCTGGTCCCCCAGCCACCGTCCCATCCGCGAGGAGCGCACGCCCGAGCCGCGGCCCACGGGACTGGACCGGGAGCATCATGGGCAGCGTGGCCTCGCGCTCCGCCTGCGCGCTGCCccttctcctgctgctgctgctgctgcaggcgGAGCGGCCGCGGGGCGCGGAGCTCACGTTCGAGCTACCTGACAACGCCAAGCAGTGCTTCCACGAGGACGTGGAGCAGGGCGTGAAGTTCTCCCTGGATTACCAGGTGAGGCCCTGGCGCCTGGCAGcgcctcctctcccccttccagGTCTCCATTGGTCACTGGTGCGCCCCAGGCTGGAGTGGCTGGAATTAACCAAAGAGGCTGAATGGGGCAGGAATGACCAGAGACCAGCTGACTTCCCCGCGAGGAAGTCAGAGCCCACTCGAGACAGGCCCGACTACCCAGGGCGGGAGGTAGCGCCGCAGGTGCGCTACCTGGATGCGGATGCCCGGGGGCGGGTCCTGCATCCTGGGGAGTTGTCCTCAATGACCTGCAGGCCCCTTGACTCTAAGGAATGCCATGTCTGATTAGCTGGACACAGGCTCTCTGTCCCAAGTTTTTTGGACCAGTTTGTCCCCGCCTGTACTGAAAAATGGCAGCGAGAGGAAGTGGGTTCTtggcattatttttctctctctccagtgtTTGAAGTCAAGTTGGGGTGAGCGCGGCAAGTGATGAGAAATGGCGCTTTGGAAAGGAGGTGTCAGCGCAGGCTTTGAGCCCTGGCAGTGTGTCCAAGGAGTGGTGGTGTGGCTCCTGCCATGTGGCTCAGAAAAGCTCCTAGCTCCTGCAGTCCTGGCTCCTTTGAGAGATTTCACGGCTCACGGTTCAGGGGAGCAGGTCTTGAGTGAGAGATCTGCCGCTAAGGTTTAGTGAGCAGATCTAAGAGTATGGAGCTGAGTGGGAATTATACCCAGACCCGCGTCTGCTTGTGGACACATACTGACAGGCATTACAGAGATGAGTTGGCACGGGAAGCAGGAGTAGGCGCAGGCCATGTGGTGGGCCCTCTCTGACCAAAGCCACTAAAAGAGGCGTGTGCTTGGGGACAGCACAATGTGTGATGACCTCCGAGTCACTGGTGTTACCACTTTCACATGTCCGTGGACAGTGTGGAAATTGCAGCTGGGTTAACAGGGGTAACCTAGATAGAGTCACCAAAACATGATCGTTGTGAGGATGGAGGGGGCTGAGAGGTCATCTGGTCCCTGCCAGGTCAGGAACCCCTGTTAGAGCAGGTTCAGCATAAGTTTACACACCTCCAGCATTAGGAAGCTCACTAATCACAAAGCAAATTCTTCCATCTgaacaaaaggaaattttaacATTTGGAAGCAGATGGAGGCCACTGACTGTGTTCTTTGATGGACCTTAGTTATAGTCATTGACCACCTCTGTGATTTTTGCCCTTTGCAGGTCTTATCTTTCCTGTGTTGAGAGTTTGAACTAATGATTCCCGagggctctcccacctctggtaATCACTGATTCTGTGAAGGCTTCAGTCTATGTTTGCTTTCCCCTTGCATTCCATCAGCAATAATATTAACGTTTACCAGCCACGTTCAGCAGTTTACTTAACCTTGGAGCCTCAGttacctcttctgtaaaatggggaggattAGGCTCTTGGCACTCTTGCAGAGCAAAACTTTTGGAATCAGGCAGACATGGATTCAAGTCTTAGCTCTGTCACTTTCAAGCGGCATGACCATGGCCAGTTAACTTCaactctctcagcctcagtgtcATCCTCTGTAAATTGGGGAGTGTCAGCCTTTAGAAGACTGTGAagattacatgaaaaaaatgtttgtgaCATGTAATCACTGCCTGGTCGGCCTTTGGTAAGTGGTGTTTGCCTCTCTGGTAACAGCAGACTGTGGGTGTCTTTTGTGGTTGTCAGGTCATCACTGGAGGCCACTACGATGTTGACTGCTATGTGGAGGACCCCCTGGGGAACACCATCTACAGGGAAACCAAGAAGCAGTATGACAGCTTCACACACCAGGCTGAGGTCAAGGGCGTTTATCAGTTTTGCTTCAGTAATGAGTTTTCCACCTTCTCTCACAAGACCGTCTACTTTGACTTTCAAGTGGGCGACGAGCCCCCCATTCTCCCAGACATGGGCAACAGAGTCACGGCTCTCACCCAGGTGAGTGGACGCTAACAGGCTGAGATgaaccccctccccccccagcctGCTCCTCCTTGTCTGTGCCCGTGTTGCCTGATGAACAGTCACCAGCTCTCCAGCTCCAGTCTGAAGTCTCAGTATTGACTCTGCCCCTCTGTTCACATCCAGTCCTACAAGACCCTGTGTTCTCCTTTTGGTCTTCCTCTCCATTCTTTAACTGGATCCCTGCCATGCTTTCCTCTGGTATTCCTGCGTTCCCATTTAGTCTTTGACACAGCACCACTTTCAAAGTACGCATAGCATATGCCTCTCTGCTGATACGATGTATCTGCATGAGAAAGACCGGTCCTCCTTTGTGTGGTATATATTCGTCAGGGTAACAACggctggctgctataacaaataaaccccaaataTCAATGGCTTAGCacaatgaaagtttttttttttttctcactcaaaTAATAATCCAGAGAGTGGGGATAGGGGTGGAGGACTTTCCTCCATGGAGTGACTCAGGAAGCCAGGCTCCTTCTTTCTTGTCATCTTTCTGATGTCCCTTAGGGCTTCAGAGTCCTCTGTTTCTAGCCACCAAAAGAAGGAATGATAAAGTCCCATCTGCTTCTTAAAAGCCCTGGCCCAGAAGTGATGCCATCACACCCACTCATATCTCATTGTTGAGGAATAGTCCTGTGGATAGACTGGATGAAATGAAGGCGGCAATCAGTTCAGCTGGGCAGTCAACTCCTAGCAACAAACTTCACGATCTGGAAGAGAAACGGTGACACTTTTGGAGGACGGATAGTCATCTCTGTCACCCATGGCTGTCACAGTTAACTATAATCCgatcccagcctcctccctcagTCTTCCCTCCTGCTATTTAagcttttccctccctcccatatGCAGGCTCTGAGGCTAGGACTCTGTATTACCCCTGAATCCCCAGCGCCCCAGTGCCTGGGGTGTGGCACCGAATAAGAGCTCACCAAATAGTTATCAAATGACTGAGGGGCAGGACCCAGGGAAACCTGCGAGACAGGAATGACCTTCTGTGGCTGCACCTGTTCCACACCCAAAGCCGGAGCATCTGAGTCTCCAGCAATGCCAGATTACCTTCTGGGCTGCCCTCCAAGGTGACCACAGGCTCCATTCCTCTGTGGCTTTGACCATGGGCTCATTCTCTGAGCACTTGGAGGTTAGCACTGCACTGTCCGGTCAGTAACAGCTATCTACATATGGCTGTTGacacttaattaaaattaagttaaaaattccCTTCCTTGTTTGCTCTGTACCAACATTTCTAGTGTTCAGTAGTCACAAGTGGCTGGTGCCCACGCATGGACAGTTCCACTGGACAGCAGTGCGTTTGAACTTAGCGGCATGACTGCTGCTAGAAGTTCCAGCCCAGGGTGTGTCTTCTGTGTAGGATCTTTCATAACCTGTCCTCTCAGGAGGTCTGTTGGTCTTTGATGCAATAGCTTCTGTTTTGAAGATTTTATGAGTCTCCGGAAGCTGAGCTGAAGGATTTCTCTCTCTAAGCAGTGGAAAAGAAACCAGTAGAGAAAAGGCTTTGTGGATTAGCGCACTAGAGACGTTCTTTCCTGGAGCCGTAGAATTAGAGTTTGGTTTTGTTGCAGGAAGGAGTGATTGCACTTCCCCTCTTCTACATCTGGGAACCTCATCCTTCCTTCTGCCCAGCCACAAACGAgctgtttccttcttcttctgtACCTCTGACCCCCCTGCCTGGTCTGTGCCTGTCTCAGACAGCGCCCCCTCGCCTGTGGTGGGCCCGTGCTCAGTCTGCACACTGTACTGGGTGGTGGGAGTATGAGGTCAGAGGGCGCTGTCCCAGCTGTCAGGAGCCCTGTGTGGAATGCGACCCCGTAAACCACGGAGCTCCAGGATGCTCTGATCAGAGCTGAGATTTAAGGGTGAGGGTTGTCAGGGGATGGACCAATTGACTCTTCCAGGAGGGTCAGGGAAGTCTTCACAGGGAGACTTTTAGCTTAAAGCGACACTCTGGGTGCTTGCCTAGGAGTGTGTctggcaggggaggaggagaggcctCCTGGGTGGGGAGAACAGCAGGTGCAGGTGTTCAGGGCATCACTTTACTTTCCTCACCGGCCCTGATCTTATTTTGCTTGGCATGGATCCCCTCTCTGCCTGCAGctgtcttctctcttcccctGAGGCTTCCCCCGGCTCAGTGCTGGGCCAGAGGCTGTGTGTTGTGGCACCAGTAGCAGCCCCAGGGTGAAAGAATAGGATCCAGAGGGACCGCGTCCCGGGCCAGGGCTCCAGGCCAGAGGGACTTGTCTTCGGCCTGAGTTGCAGCACGACCAGGCTCCTGGCAGAGGACATGGGCTAGAGATGCTGCTGAGGGAGGCCAACCTTGCGGTGCCCTGGGCGTCCTGAGAGTCTGGGCAGATCCTACCGGAGGCTGAAGGTTCCTGACAGAGGTCCAAGGTCCGGGGCTGCCTCAGTGGTGGTCGAGGGAAGATGAAAGGTTTTCCTAACTCTACTCTGAGGCCAGCTCCTGCGACGCTGCCTTTGAGCTCTTGAAGAATTTAAAGAACCAAGtgcgacttccctggcagtccagtggttaaaactctgcgcttccattgcagggggtgcgagttcgatccctggttgggggaactaagatcccatgtgctgcgcggccaaaaaataaaataaaataaaaaagagccaaGTGCTTCTATCCGTGGGGGTCCTGATGAGGTGAGGCTGCAGGAATTTGCTGCTGGTTACAGAGTGAAGACCTGGGCATCAGCAGGGGGTAGAGACGGGATGGGATGTGGGCATGGGATGGAGGAAAGGGATGGTCCTGGGAGGGAGACAGGTCAGGGTGTCTCCAGAGACCACCTGTCATGATGGAGTGGTGCCCACGATCCCCGTGAGGTGCCCGGACACTTTGAACCAGCCAGGGCTGGAGGTCTCAGCGGGGTGAAGTTCGCACTGCAGGAGAGCTGGGGACCCATGGCCCTGGGAGAACAGGGCTCTTTGCAACAGAAGGGCCTCTGCTGGCTTCCTGCTGGGTAGGAAGCAGGCTGGCTGGGTTGCCTAACTGAAATTTTGTGGGAACAAGCTGAAGTGGTATCTTAGACTAACGCCAACAGCAGATCCCAGTGGACAGGGAAGTAGCATGTTTTTACGGTAAGGGGATGCTTCCAGGTGTCTGTGAATCTTGGTGATGTGTGGCCCTGGGGTCTCCTGTGAGGCCCGTGCCAGGTTCTAAAGGTGTCTCCTGGTTTTAGACGCCAGGAAAGCCGTAGAGTACCACCTCCTGCTCTGTTACCTCCTGAAAACTGGCTTCCTTCCCTGTCACTGATCAGATCTGAGGTGGTTCCTGTAAAGACCTCAGGCCCTCTTCATAGAAGCGCAGTGCTGGTCTCTGGCTGATGACATCTGATCCACGTCTTTGAAGTGATGCCTTGCGTGGCATATCTGATGTGTCCTCTGCCCGGGGTGTCGGCACCCGTGGTTTCTGTGTCCTCCTCCgtttctctccccccacccccccacccccacccccactccttcTCCAGTGATTCTGGACCCTGGGAGGAGGCTGGAGGTACCAGCCTATACTGCTGAACGCCTGGGCTAGGGCTCAGGGGTCCCAGGAGCTCCCCGTTCAAGTGAGTGTAATGTACATTTTGAGTTTCTGAATGAGCTTGTGATGGAAATAAACACGGAGGGTGGAATTCTAGCCTGGAAAACCAGTGAGCCCTTCCCTAGTGTTTAAAAACAAAGCCTCTGTGTATTTATACATTCtaaacatgtgtgtatgtatgtttgtgtgtacacatgcatatGCATGCACAGACACACGGGCATGCGTGTGCATGTATACACACGTATATGTGTATCTCTGTTCATCCCACTAATTTCAAGAATGATCTTCTCTACTTTGTTACCGAGTCCCCTAAATCGCTCCCAGATCCGCTCTTCCTACCCCACTTGGTGACCTTCTTGATTGAGGGCCTCGTCTTTTCTTCCCAGCAGAACTGCAGCCACCAAAGTGGTTTCCCCACCACCAGTCTGCCTCTGCATCATGGCTGGCAGGGAAGTTCTCTTAAAGTGGGATCCTTGCCTTGCCAATCTTCTGCTCACAGAGCTTCGTGTTAAAGTCTTGACTCTCAAGGCCTTTACCGTGAGCTTCCACCTACCCATGACTTCCTTCCCACATATCCCCGATGGGCTGCACATACTGGGCTCTGCATGTGCTCTTTGctatgcttttctttcctttttttaaaaaataaatttattttatttatttatttttggccgcgttgggtcttcgttgctgtgcgagggctttctctagttgtggcgagcgggagctactcttccttgtggtatgcgggcttctcattgcggtggcttctcttgttgcggagcacaggctctaggcacacgggcttcagtagttgtggcacgcaggctcagtagttgtggctcacgggctgtagagcacaggctcagtagttgtggtgcacgggcctagttgctccgcagcatgtgggatcttccccgaccagggctcgaacccgtgtccgctgccttggcaggcagatacttaaccattgtgccaccagggaagccctgccatgcTTTTCCTGCGTGGAATGCCTTCCCCTCATCCTCTGCCTGGTGACATGCTGCCCATCTGTCAAGGTTCAGTTTATCTCTTCCCTGTGTCAGGTACGCCTCCATCTCTGGCAGGATTAGCAGCTTTCTCTGAGGTGTTCCTATAGCTCCACTCACCCCTCTGTTGTTAGCTCTTTTGGCATTGCAGGAAGCTGATAACATTCTCTAAATTATGACCTTCTTGGGACCCAGGACTGtgtctgactcatttcatctCTCAGTTCCTAGGGCCCCGCACAATGTCTGGAAGGcgagtaggcacttaataaataaacatttgaaagaatgaattagtGTAGTTTGGGCTATCAGAGAAAACCGAGTATGATTTGGAATTCCTGTAGTGTCATTTTGAGAGGCGTCTCTCCTGAGTTCCCCAGCCCTACCTTCAATAACCGTGGTCTTCCGAAGATCACCAGGGTGCTATAAATATAGAACTAATGGCCTTACCAAACCTTCCTGTGTCATGGTCACAGGGAGTGACTGGAAGGGCACAGTAGGGAAGCGTCTACAAATGCCATACCTTGGTTCCACTTGGACACAGGTTTGCGTAGGTTAAGCCTGACTCCACTCTGTGACCTCTTTCCTGGTTCCTTCACAGTTtagtccccttccttcctctgtgacAGTTGACATGCCTTCATCAACTCTGGAAGCATTACCAGGAGAGCGAGGAGGGGCAATGCCACCATCGTCTCCAGTGCAGAGGTCTGTACCCTGAGAGGTCTCCTCTGGTGGTTGGCATCTGAAGTCAGTTGTCACTTAGGAGTCCCCTTTGGAATCAACTTCTTGATGTCAGGAACCCTTCTCAGgatcatttgtccatttctcaACATCACACATCTGTAGGTACAGACATACCTTGTTCTACTGCACTTCACAGGtgctgtattttttacagttgaaGGTTTTGGGCGaccctgtgttgt encodes:
- the TMED3 gene encoding transmembrane emp24 domain-containing protein 3, coding for MQKTSVGDAGRGPFRGGARWGWASRFTFAETPQQNSAGRGKGRVPFASPASAQAQRAEGAGGGRGALWPRSRDHPRARGCALNLPPSRKRSAPQAPRLSLHLIPGPPATVPSARSARPSRGPRDWTGSIMGSVASRSACALPLLLLLLLLQAERPRGAELTFELPDNAKQCFHEDVEQGVKFSLDYQVITGGHYDVDCYVEDPLGNTIYRETKKQYDSFTHQAEVKGVYQFCFSNEFSTFSHKTVYFDFQVGDEPPILPDMGNRVTALTQMESACVTIHEALKTVIDSQTHYRLREAQDRARAEDLNSRVSYWSVGETIALFVVSFSQVLLLKSFFTEKRPVSRMVHS